A genomic window from Phoenix dactylifera cultivar Barhee BC4 unplaced genomic scaffold, palm_55x_up_171113_PBpolish2nd_filt_p 000007F, whole genome shotgun sequence includes:
- the LOC103704573 gene encoding cytochrome P450 81Q32-like, with product MEAATFYVCAVLFLALLFTSKSFFQSKNSRLRCPPTGPLALPVVGHLHLLRQPIHRTLSAISARHGPLLLLRFGSRPVLLVSSPSAAKDCFTVNDITFANRPQLLSNKYFGYDGTTLGASSYGPHWRNLRRIATLEIFSPARVAAFSASRAAEVRLLLRHLSGNGDKAEFRKVEMKSRFSELTFNAAMQMIAGRRYYGTEATEVAEEGRRFRRVIGEIFLLSGSSTLEDFLPWARWAGWNSAEKRMVRLAREMDELFQEMVEDRRKKSGREEGKTIIDVMLEMQEAEPGYYTDEIIKGIILNLITAGTDSSAGTMEWALALLLNHPEALKKAKAEIDMQVGHARFVTDHDLRNLHYLQNIIKETLRLYPAGPLLVAHESSEQCVVQGYSVPRGTILLVNAYAIQRDPQLWTNPSEFRPERFDEVDAEGYKNIPFGSGRRRCPGEGLAMRTMGLALGSLIQCFEWKRTGEEEVDMTEGLGLTMPKAEPLEALYKPCGNMTDVLSQI from the exons ATGGAAGCGGCCACCTTCTACGTCTGTGCGGTCCTCTTCTTGGCCCTCCTCTTTACTTCCAAAAGCTTCTTCCAATCTAAGAACTCCCGTCTCCGATGTCCACCCACTGGCCCCCTCGCCCTCCCCGTCGTCGgccacctccacctcctccgccaGCCCATCCACCGCACCCTCTCCGCCATCTCAGCCCGCCAcggccctctcctcctcctccgcttcGGCTCCCGCCCCGTCCTCCTCGTCTCCTCACCCTCCGCAGCCAAGGACTGCTTCACCGTCAATGACATCACCTTCGCCAACCGCCCCCAGCTCCTCTCCAACAAGTACTTTGGCTACGACGGCACCACCCTCGGCGCCTCCTCCTACGGCCCCCACTGGCGCAACCTCCGCCGGATCGCCACCCTCGAGATCTTCTCCCCCGCCCGAGTTGCCGCCTTCTCTGCCTCCCGTGCTGCTGAGGTCCGCTTGCTCCTCCGCCACCTCTCCGGCAACGGAGATAAAGCTGAGTTCCGGAAGGTGGAGATGAAGTCGAGGTTCTCTGAGCTGACGTTTAATGCGGCCATGCAGATGATAGCCGGGAGGAGGTACTACGGGACGGAGGCGACGGAGGTGGCAGAGGAGGGGCGGCGGTTCCGTCGAGTTATAGGGGAGATATTTTTGTTGAGCGGGTCATCGACTTTGGAGGACTTCTTGCCATGGGCGAGGTGGGCAGGGTGGAACAGTGCCGAGAAAAGGATGGTGAGATTAGCGAGGGAGATGGACGAGTTGTTCCAAGAGATGGTGGAGGATCGAAGAAAGAAGAGCGGaagagaagagggaaaaacTATTATCGATGTCATGTTGGAGATGCAGGAGGCCGAGCCTGGTTACTACACCGACGAGATCATCAAAGGAATAATTCTG AACCTAATAACAGCTGGAACGGACTCTTCCGCTGGAACCATGGAGTGGGCATTGGCCTTGCTTCTCAATCATCCAGAGGCATTAAAGAAGGCCAAAGCTGAGATAGACATGCAAGTGGGTCATGCCCGCTTCGTCACTGACCATGACCTTCGCAATCTCCACTACCTCCAGAATATCATCAAAGAAACCCTTCGCCTATACCCAGCAGGCCCTCTCCTCGTGGCGCACGAGTCATCCGAGCAGTGTGTCGTACAGGGATATAGTGTTCCACGCGGCACGATCTTATTGGTTAATGCTTATGCCATACAAAGGGACCCACAGCTATGGACGAATCCCTCGGAATTTAGGCCAGAGAGGTTTGATGAAGTGGACGCAGAGGGATACAAGAACATCCCCTTCGGGTCTGGAAGGAGGAGGTGCCCGGGGGAGGGCTTGGCCATGAGAACTATGGGGTTAGCCTTGGGGTCTCTGATTCAGTGTTTTGAGTGGAAGAGAAccggggaggaggaggtggacaTGACTGAAGGCTTGGGGCTCACTATGCCCAAGGCTGAACCCTTGGAGGCCTTGTACAAGCCATGTGGAAACATGACCGACGTTCTTTCTCAAATATGA
- the LOC103704574 gene encoding cytochrome P450 81Q32-like — protein METATFYYCAVLFLALLFTSKSFFQSKNARLRCPPTGPLALPVVGHLHLLRQPIHRTLSAISARHGPLLLLRFGSRPVLLVSSPSAAEDCFTVNDITFANRPQLLSNKYFGYDCTTLGASSYGPHWRNLRRIATLEIFSPARVSAFSASRAAEVRSLLRHLFGDGDKAEFRKVEMKSRFSELTFNVAMQMIAGRRYYGAEATEVAEEGRQFRRVIEEVFLVGGASTLEDFLPWVRWAGWNSAEKRMARLAREMDELFQEMVEERRKKRGREEGKKTIIDVMLEMQEAEPGYYKDEIIKGIILNLISAGTETPAGTMEWALALLLNHPEALKKAKAEIDKQVGHARFVTDHDLRNLHYLQNVIKETLRLFPAGPLLVPHESSEQCVVQGYSVPRGTILLVNAYAIQRDPRLWTNPLEFRPERFDEVDAEGYKNIPFGSGRRRCPGEGLAMRTMGLALGSLI, from the exons ATGGAAACGGCCACCTTCTACTACTGTGCGGTGCTCTTCTTGGCCCTCCTCTTTACTTCCAAAAGCTTCTTCCAATCCAAGAACGCCCGTCTCCGATGTCCACCCACCGGTCCCCTCGCCCTCCCCGTCGTCGgccacctccacctcctccgccaGCCCATCCACCGCACCCTCTCCGCCATCTCCGCCCGCCAcggccctctcctcctcctccgcttcGGCTCCCGCCCCGTCCTCCTTGTCTCCTCCCCCTCCGCCGCCGAGGACTGCTTCACCGTCAATGACATCACCTTCGCCAACCGCCCCCAGCTCCTCTCCAACAAGTACTTCGGCTACGACTGCACCACCCTCGGCGCCTCCTCCTACGGCCCCCACTGGCGCAACCTCCGCCGGATCGCCACCCTCGAGATCTTCTCCCCCGCCCGAGTTTCCGCCTTCTCTGCCTCCCGTGCTGCTGAGGTCCGGTCGCTCCTCCGCCACCTCTTCGGCGACGGAGATAAAGCCGAGTTCAGGAAGGTGGAGATGAAGTCGAGGTTCTCGGAGCTGACGTTTAATGTGGCCATGCAGATGATAGCCGGGAGGAGGTACTACGGGGCGGAGGCCACGGAGGTGGCAGAGGAGGGGCGGCAGTTCCGGCGAGTTATCGAGGAGGTGTTTTTGGTGGGCGGGGCATCGACTTTGGAGGACTTCTTGCCATGGGTGAGGTGGGCAGGGTGGAACAGTGCCGAGAAAAGGATGGCGAGGTTAGCGAGGGAGATGGACGAGTTGTTCCAAGAGATGGTGGAGGAGCgaagaaagaagaggggaagagaggagGGAAAGAAAACTATTATCGATGTTATGTTGGAGATGCAGGAGGCCGAGCCTGGTTACTACAAGGACGAGATCATCAAAGGAATAATTCTG AACCTAATATCAGCGGGAACGGAAACTCCTGCTGGAACCATGGAGTGGGCATTGGCCTTGCTTCTCAATCATCCAGAGGCATTAAAGAAGGCCAAAGCCGAGATAGACAAGCAAGTCGGTCATGCCCGCTTCGTCACTGACCATGACCTTCGCAATCTCCACTACCTCCAGAATGTCATCAAAGAAACTCTTCGTCTATTCCCAGCAGGCCCTCTTCTCGTGCCGCACGAGTCATCCGAGCAGTGTGTCGTACAGGGATATAGTGTTCCACGCGGCACGATCTTATTGGTTAATGCTTATGCTATACAAAGGGACCCACGGCTATGGACGAATCCCTTGGAATTTAGGCCAGAGAGGTTTGATGAAGTGGACGCAGAGGGATACAAGAACATCCCCTTCGGGTCTGGAAGGAGGAGGTGCCCGGGGGAGGGCTTGGCCATGAGAACTATGGGGTTAGCCTTGGGGTCTCTGATTTAG